The DNA region GGTCCCAAATTAACCACGCATCAATATCACCACGTTCAAATGCTGGTAAGGCTTCAGCAGGTGTCAGATAAAGAGGTTGAATATCACTAAATTTCAACCCGACTTTTTCTAAAGCACGCACAATAATGTAGTGTTGACCAGAACCTTTTGCAAAAGCAACTTTCTTACCTTTTAAATCAGCAAGTGTTTTGATTGGGGAATTTTCTTGGACTAAAATAGCGGAACCTCTAGTGCTACCTGTCCCGGCTGCGACTCTAACAAAGGGTTTATCACCGGCTTGAGCAAAGACGCTTCCTGTGCCACCACCACCACCAAATACAATTGCACCTGCTCCCATCCCATCTAAAAGCGGTGCTGTGGAGGAAAATTCATTCCACGTTACAGATATCCCCAAGGGTTGTAATCGCTTTTCTAAACTTCCTTGGGCTTTGATAATATTCAACAACGCCATCCCTTTTTGATGACCCATTTTCAGCACTGTGAGCTTGGGTGCTTGGGCTTTTTGGGTAGATGTATCAGCTGAATTACTGGGGGCGCAAGATGCGATCGCTAAACTCAATCCCATACCCAGCACAAACAATACAGCAAAAGTTTTAATTCTTTGATGCC from Aulosira sp. FACHB-615 includes:
- a CDS encoding aliphatic sulfonate ABC transporter substrate-binding protein, giving the protein MIEQILNKLLSFFRKWGLFRHQRIKTFAVLFVLGMGLSLAIASCAPSNSADTSTQKAQAPKLTVLKMGHQKGMALLNIIKAQGSLEKRLQPLGISVTWNEFSSTAPLLDGMGAGAIVFGGGGGTGSVFAQAGDKPFVRVAAGTGSTRGSAILVQENSPIKTLADLKGKKVAFAKGSGQHYIIVRALEKVGLKFSDIQPLYLTPAEALPAFERGDIDAWLIWDPYTAEAERKLRTRLLADNSAVFGDKAALESPSFYYAAPDFVRDHPDVLKIVLQELEKAGTWSRENYKDSAKLLSKLYKIDLKTMETVEERGGQREVLPVTDEVLSGLQRMADTFYELKIIPKKIDVKDKNYNWIPDQKW